The genomic interval CAACACGGGCATATAGATACAAGGTATACACCAGATACCCATCCTAAAAGCCTGATTTCTCCTGGACTTCAAATGCCATTATTCCTACTActctgctgctgctactactacttcTTTACCATGTACATGTTATCCAAACAGCAGCCAGGCACTGTTAAAACTTAAGTTATATCACGTCATATCACATCACTGTCTGCTAAAAACCCTCAAATGGCTCCCCATCTTGCTTGGTAAAAGCCAAGTCCTCACAATGGCCTATAACGCCCTACATGATCAGCACATCCCCACCCGCCGTCCCCCCATCTGTCTCTGACCATATTTCTTACTATTCTCCTACTCATTttactccagccacactgaccttcgACTTCTCTTCTACACTGGTGTCACAGCATGCAGTCCCACCTTAGGGCCTTTGGACTTGGCGTCACCCCTACCTGAAACGTTCTTCTTTCAGATACCAACATGGCTTGGTCACTTAGTTCTTTCGGGTCTCTGCTGAAATGCCACCTCCCCAAAGAGACCTTCTCCAATCGTCTTTAGCTAAAATAACAATGCCCCACAAACATACCCTGACACCCTTACTCTGCTGCTTCTCCTCGGCACTCATTATATTGACATATGGATGTGTTTGTTGCCTGTCTCCCCATACTAAAACAGAAGCTCCACACAGGCAGGGACTGTTTCTGTGTACTGCTGAAATCCTGGCATCAAAAACAgtgtccaggggcttccctggtggtgcagtggttgagaatctgcctgccaatgcaggggacgcgggttcgagccctggtctgggaagatcccacatgccgcggagcaactaggcccgtgagccacaattactgagcctgcgcatctggagcctgtgctccgcaacaagagaggccgcgatggtgagaggcccgcgcaccgcgatgaagagtggcccccgcttgccacaactagagaaagccctcacacagaaacgaagacccaacacagccataaataaataaataaacaaatactttaaaaaaaaaaaaaaacagtgtccGGCATAGTAGGTACTTAAATGCTTGGTGAATTGCGTTTTCATCAggagtttaaaaaatttccttgtaGTGCCTATATGGTGGGAAGTTAAACAGGGACTTGAGGCTTCTAGAAATGTGTACTTCTCAACTTTCATGGATTTGCACTAGAGGCTCCCAACAAGTAGTTCCACTTTAGGTCTATACTCCAGTCCACTAGGATTTGAAGTAAGAGGAGGGGAATCCAgtcactataatctcttctactACACTCAGGGAACTAACCATCAGCACTGAATTCCTTCCCTCTCCATCTCATCTCTAGGTTCTTTTTTCTAACAAAAAGGTCAGGGGTCCCTGGAATACTGTGCCATAATTTGCACAGAACAGGTACTCAGGCTGACTACATTTCAGCCTTGGAACCAGCCCACACCAAATCTCTCCTGGGTGTAGGTGATAACCAGAATAGAAAGCCTTCTCAATCAGACTTGAATCTTGTAGAAGCTTTTATTTCAGTGATTAAAAGAACGCAGTAAATGGAAACTATGCTGGTTTACATTAGGCATGCACCTCTACCTGAAACTGCTGTTAGTTTTTGACTGGCCTAAAtctttataacttattttttcatttaggcacatctttaaatttttttggacCCTGACATACAGGGTAAGTTAACTTCTTCCTTGTGGCAGTTTAGTATGAGAATTATGTTCGCTGGCTAGATTCCTTTAACTAAAGGCCTCTAGACTCTCAGGCTACCTGTACTAGCTCAAGACTGTactttatatatagatatttaagtGAATCACAGTATAAGGGAGGGAGATAATCTAGAAAGGTGAAATGTACTGTATGAATactccatacattttttttccagcactGATAATCAAACACTAGATAAGGAGGCCTACAGTCAAGTACCAAATTACTCTTTCCCCCACTGCTGCCCTTTCTGAGAGACACAAAGATGTATATCGATCTCTCCAGAAATCTGAAAGGAATCCACACAAATAACAGATTATCACCTATGTGGTCCCACTGTCAAATTATAGAGCAGCTCCACTATTAAAATTATAGGAAGCAGTTAATGGGACTATGAGGAAAGCATCGTCCCACATACAGTAACATACATCTAGCAGagttttccattcatctgtcaattgtTTCCCCAAGATTAGCATTAAAAAACACAACCCCAAACACATTTGACCCTCAaaccacccacacacacaaaaattggtCTTTGTTCATTCTCAGATGACAGGATGTCCCAAGAGTGACAAAGGTGGGAGCCGATCCCCCCACAGCCTTTTCTTCAACCATCCCATCAACTGCTCTTCATTTCTTGAACTACCTTCCTTTTCCAGAGAGGTAATACTCAGGTCAGTCAGAAAGGCTTTCTGAGAAGACTGGCTTGGATTTCTGGGTCTGTTCCAGTCGATTCAAGATGAATTGGCTTGTATCAATGAAGCGCTCAACGCAGTTCACAAAACAGGCCTCAGCCCGACTGTCCAACTTTGGCCCAGGCTTGTCCATGCACTTTTCCTGCTCAGGACAAGATACAGAATCACA from Balaenoptera musculus isolate JJ_BM4_2016_0621 chromosome X, mBalMus1.pri.v3, whole genome shotgun sequence carries:
- the TIMM8A gene encoding mitochondrial import inner membrane translocase subunit Tim8 A; its protein translation is MESSSSSSAAGLGSVDPQLQHFIEVETQKQRFQQLVHQMTELCWEKCMDKPGPKLDSRAEACFVNCVERFIDTSQFILNRLEQTQKSKPVFSESLSD